CTTATTTTTGTGATTTTTTATAACTGTTAGCAACTCAAATGGCATTTTGATAAGCCCCCCCCCCCAGCGATTGTTATAAGCTTTAATTAAGGTTTGTCCTAATTTGTAGGAAAGATGTTCTTTTACTTCTTTTTTTATGGATTCTACACTACGCTCATAATTGTTCGTTTCAAATGCGACAATACGATTTTCAAGTTGCTGTATTTTATTTCCTATTGTCTTACTATAAATTTCTAATGCATTGTTTGTAATCTCGTTATATATTTTTTGTAATTCTTTATTAAATATAGGGGTTTCAAGTGCTTCAAACCACCATTTATCATAATATTCATAATGTAAAGGTTGGCAATTTACAACTAAGCTGGCATAAAACGATACCCATGGTTTTACTATAAGCCCCATACCTGTAAGATGAGCTATTTTAATATTTTTATAAGCTTGCTTTGCTCTATCTACACTTATTGTGGTAAAAGCAATACTACCAATATAGTTAAACATAATAGCAAAATTGTATTCTAAGGGTATTTCTATAAAATTTTCATGATTTATCGCCACATTAAGAACAAATTCATCTGGCGATGTTGATAAATAATAGTTTTTTATAAAGTTAAAACATATTTCTTCAATTTGTTTTTTTCTCCATTGTTCTAAGTTCATAAGCATAAAGCCGGAATTAAAATATTTTCCCATATAAACTAATCTTTCTTTATCTTTTTTTATGGGATCAAAATGTATGGTAATGTCATTCGTATAATAGACAACTCCGCCAATCTTTTCTTGTAAATCAATTGTAAATAGCTCTCTAATATCACAAGAAACTAGCATATCCACATCTAAATAAAGGCAAGTCTTTATATCGGATAAAATAGATGCTATTCTTAAGCGATAATAAGTTGCAAGGTTATTAATCGCTGGACCAGTTCTAGAACAATCTTTAAAAAATTTATCATCAATTAAATGAATAACAAACTTGCAAGGATATGAATAGCAATCATTAAGTGATTGTTCTAGCTGCTCTATTTTTTTTTGGTTTTCTTGACTTATATTGTCAATTAAAAGATGAAATACATATCCTTCTTCTTTATCTTCTTCATTTAAAGAGTTATAATGCAATTTAGTATATTTTTCTATTTCGCAGCTACACCCATTTTGCTTAAAAAATTCTTCAAATTTTTTATTTGAATTAGTATTTTTTACTATACTTGTTGCTAAAACAGCTGCATACCTAAGATAGCCTTCGTCTGTATTAAATACTATGTGAAACATTTTTTTCTCCTATATTTTTTCTTTATGCTATAAATATCCCAGAATAAAAATTTGATAAGCCCCCCCCCCCCATCGGTTATTGTAAGCTTTAATTAAAGCTTGCCCTAATTGATAGGAGAGCTGCTCTTTAATTTTTAAAGATTCGTTATAATCAGCACAATCTTCTAATTTTGGTAATTTTAAATTTGAATTTAAATCTAAGTCTTGTTTGTGTTTTTCTTTTATATAACTTAGTACATAAAGCATTCTTATATAACCCAATATGCTTTTTGAATTGAAAATCATAGCAGCACCTAATTTATAAGCCAAATGGCTTTTAACACGATCCTTAGCCCCTAATATTTTTTCATTAGTTGTCATCACTTGTTGAGAATTAATAGGCACCAATCGTAACATTTTGCAATACTCTGCTATTATTTCTTCATACTTTTTAATAGGAGGTATAATCCAGTCAAAATTATATTCATTAGGAATTTCGATATTTTCATTTCTTAGCTCATCTAAACTCGGACACTGAGTATAAAAATTTCCATCATTTTTTGCAACAAAGACTGCAATTAAATTGAGATATGAAAGTTTATTTGAATTAGGATGATAGCTCCATGCCGAGATAAAATATTCTGTGGTTTCTTCTTTTTGATTATAATAAAGTGTTGTATTTTCGTCGATTTGAAAATTACTTTTGTGAATTTCTAAAACATTATTTAAAAAATTACTTTCTTTGACAATAAGACTGTCTTTATTGCACAAAGCCATACTAGAATAATTCAATCCTCCTTCTACTCCATGTGCATTTTTTATTCCGCCATTCCATGTATGTATAGCAATTGGATAATAATTTTTAAATTTTAAAGGAAATTTTAATTTTATAGTTTCGTCTATTTTGCAAACTCTTTCTTCATACATTGAATTTTTAAGAGTATCTATAGTTAAGCTCCCTTCCACAACAATCATATCCTGCGCACTAACAATATCAAATTGGGGATTATCATTATATAAATTTTTATCTTTTCTAGGATATTTAAAATCCTTTATATGCTTAACTATGTTTTCGCCAAGCTCCCTTGTAATAAAATTAAACTGATGGATATTATCCATAGTTTCTATAGTAATTTGATTATTATCGTAGTAAGATTGCAAATCAATAATATTAAATCCATATTGTCTACATAGTTTTCTATGAATATTGTTTATAGCTTGTTCATTGAGTGGAAAAAGTATAACCAACACTTTTTTATTTAAAAAATAGAGTTCTTTATAAAACCAGTTTAAATTTCTAAAAATGATACCAAAAGGAATTGCTTCGCGAGAATTATGGAAAGAACCAATTTCATTTTGATTGCTCTCGGTAATAATTAAATCTGCATTATTTATAATATCCTTATTTTTAAGTCTCTTTAATTCGTAAAAATTTTGAATAGAAGTAGTAGAGCCAACAGCCAAATTACTCAGTTTAATATTGTTTTGCTTAAGTCCTTTTTGTAATCCATCAACAATGATAGAATTACTCCCACCCAACAATACAATATTTTTTATACCATTCATTATCTATTTTTCCCCTGCTTATTTTTGTGATTTTTTATAACTGTTAGCAACTCAAATGGCATTTTGATAAGCCCCCCCCCCCAGCGATTGTTATAAGCTTTAATTAAGGTTTGTCCTAATTTGTAGGAAAGATGTTCTTTAATTTTTAAACTATTGCTAAATTCTATTTGTTGTTTTAAATATTCTTGTCTTTGGTTTTCACTTTCTCTAAACCACTTTTCTTGTATTTTCACAATTTCTTCAAAAGCTTCAACATATTTCATTCCGTAGTGCTTTAAAATATGTTGCTTAAATAATTCTAAATCATCGATATTTGGCATATATACCCAAGGTATTGTTAAAGCCTTAAAAAAAGTTAATAAATTTATATGTTCTAGCTGACCATCAGCTAGCATACAAGATCCAACATTTTGAAAAAAAGGTCTATTAAAGGAATCGCAAGGAAGAGTTTTTTCTCCTTTAAGTAAAAGATAGAGCAAGTTGCATACAATTCCTTGTTTGTTATACCATACATGAAACATTAAATCATCCATGCAAATTACTGCATTTTTAGATAGATATGGTAATATCATTAAAAAATCAAGCAATTCTCCAGGAAGACTATGCGCAGTATCTAAAATCACAAAATCAATATCTTTGCCAATCTCATTAAGATGTTTAGCAACTAATCCAGGAGTATATAAATTCCAGTATTTTCTTAAATGAGGAACTAATGCATCAACCAAAAAGCCAGATAGTCTAGGATTTTTCATCATATTTAAATCATTTAAATCTCTATAATAAAATGTGCTAAAATCTACAGAGTGCAATCTTACTTCATCCAAGAGTCCATTTTCTTCTAGATACTTCAACACTAAAACACTATTTGCTCCAGCAGCAATACCAAGTTCTAAAATTTTTTTGGGTTTATACTTTTGAATCTCTTTAATAATAAATTCTCTTTGACTAACATGCATTTCAGAATATTGGGATAAAATTGTTTCACTCATCTACCAGCTCCTTATTTTTATTAAAATCATTGATTATTTTATGGATCTTAAATAAGAAAGTAAAAGGATTTTTAATGAGGGCATTTCCTAACATATAAGATAAATGTTTTTTTATTTTTAAGCTCTCTTTGTAATCCTTATAATCATCAAGTTTGGGAAGTTTTAGATTATGATTTACTCTTGTTAGTGATTCGTAACGGGCTCTATCTTTCTTATATTGAAAAGCTAATCCAATTAGATTAAAAGGAAGCAATATAATCTTTGTTATATTTTTAGAATTTATCATAGCATACCCCAATTTGTATGATAATTGAGACTTTACTCTTTCTACGGCTCCACAAGGTTTGCCCCCTCGCACATTATAAAACAATATCTCCTCATAAAAAGGAGTTTGTCTTGCATAATGCCACCAAATATCAGCTTTTAACAAATGAGGATGAGACCACGGCTTTACACTATCGCAGTAGTGTATAATATATGGATCACTTAAGGCTTCATTGTATTCAAGAAGCGTATTATGAGGCAAGACATTGTCACAATTTTCTCGAAGTACTTTTACATGCCATGCACAATTCCACTTAAGAGATAGAAATTTAACTTTACCTTCAAATACGGCATTAAGAACATCTTGATCAACAGTTGGGGGATTTTTGAGCTTTTTTAAGCATTCAAGACATTTTTGAACAAAATTTTGTTTTATACACTCTGGTATATTATAAAGCAACAATCCAGCCTGAAAATAATTAAGAGGGTTTTTCATTTGCATTTTTGTTTGAACAAAATTTAAGTAAAAATCATCTTTTTTATTTTTGTAAAGATTTAAATAATAGGACATACCGATTTCTCTAGTAGCTGCAAAAACATAGTTTGTTATATCAGTTTCATAAAGCTTGCTGATATCTTTTAAAACTATCATATCGCAGTCAAGATAAATAAGTTTTTCATAAGCACTAAAAAGAGAGGGAATAAAAAACCTATAATAAGTAGCTTCGCTAAAATGCGAATCACCTGTATAAAATTGTTGATTGTGAGCAAATTCGGAAATGTCAATAAAACGAATACTGACATTATCTTGTTTTAGAAATGAAATTTTACTTCTTGTATCTTTATTTAAATTTGAGTGCAATATGCATATATCATAACAGTAACTTGGAGAAGAATTTTTGATTATTGAATATATGCAAACTCCTAAATAGTTTATATAATTTGAATCAATAGAAAATACTATAGGTATATTATTTTTTTGAAAAGCTGGAGCAACTTGTCTGTAAATATTTGTATTATGAATTTGAGATAATGGATATTTTTTTATTTTTAACTCATTTTTATATTTTGTCACAAAAACTCCAAAAAAACGTTCTGCAATGAAAGCTAAAATTCTTTGGGATTGAAAAGACATTAATTGATTATCTAGATTAATTTGTTGATAAATTTTAAAAATTATTTTAAAAATAAACTCACAATATTCAAAGAACAGCTGTCGTGTCATAATAAAACTATTAAACCAAATATGATAATTAGATTTTAAATATTCATTTAAAGCATCACTATAGTCCGGATACTCTTGATAAAAAATTTGAATAGATTTATCCCAAATCGAAAAATCCATACAATAATGGGAATCCTCTAAATCTTTAAATTGCTCATAAACATTTTTTTCATATTTATAAAGGGTTGGATGAACTAAATCACAGTCTGCTACAACTCCATGAATCATACTTGGTTTCAGTCCTATTGCGTTTATATAATCCTTATCTGGAAAATCAAAATTTAAGCTATACCCAGAAGAAAATTCTTTTTCTCCTTCAGCAAAAATAAAATGCCTCCTATAGTGCATAAACCCAATATAATCAGGATTACCCAACTTATCATAATTCTTCCAAGCCCAGTAAATTCCAGTAAGTTCGCAAAAATATCGATTAAGATGAGAAATATTTTCTCCTGTATCATCTCCTATCATATTTTCACACATCCACTCATAATCTTCTTTAGACATTTCTCCATCTTTAGAAGACTGTGTAGCTAAAGCTCTACCTAAGTATATAGGGGTAAGAATTTCATCTTTAAGCAAAACCGCAGGTTTGTGATAGCCTACTAGGATTTTTATTTTTGTGTTAGAGTTTGAATGGCTAAAACTAGCTTTATCTTCCATATCTTGAAGTGAATTTTCCCTTTTGTATTGAAAATCAGCATTTTCAAACTACAAAATGGCTTGTAAATGATAATGGAAGTTGTTCAGTGGTTATTTTATGGACTTTTTGTGTATTTTTTTAAAATTGAAATGAGTATAAAATAAATTCAAAGATTAAACAAAATTTTAGCTCTTTTTTGTTTTAATTTTTTTATTTGTTAATTTGAAATTAAAATGCGTTTTTTATGTTTAATTTGCAGCCGTAATTTAAACTAAGCGCCAACACAATTAAAGGCTAAACTTTATGCAAACTCCTGAAATTTCAGTAATTATTCCTATTTATAATAGCATTTTGTATATTCGTCAGTGTTTAGAAAGTGTGATTAATCAAAGCTTTAAGAACTTAGAAATTCTTTGTATTGATGCTTATTCAAATGATGGCACAGCAGAGATTTTGGAGGAATTTGCTACAAAAGATGCTCGCATTATTATCATTAAAAGTGAGAAAAAAAGTCTTGGAGCACAGATTAATCTCGGCTTAGCAAAAGCAAAAGGAAAATATTTTTGTATAGTAGAAAGTGATGATTATACCCATCTTAAGATGTGTGAAGTGCTGCATAAGCTCATAGAAGAAAAAAACTGCGATATTGTTAAAGCTGATATTTGTGCTTTTAAAAAGGTTTTTTTAAAAACGCATTTTAACTACAAAAGCATAGCCTATGAGCAAGCACTTTATGGAAAAATTTTGTTTTTACAAGAGGATTTAAATCCCTTGCTTAAGAGCTGGAATATGAATCAAAGCTCCTTATATAGGCTTGATTTTGTAAAGCAATTTAAAATTAAAGCCAATGAAAGTTTAGGTGCTTCTTATCAAGATACTGG
The sequence above is a segment of the Campylobacter sp. MIT 12-8780 genome. Coding sequences within it:
- a CDS encoding glycosyltransferase family 8 protein, whose product is MFHIVFNTDEGYLRYAAVLATSIVKNTNSNKKFEEFFKQNGCSCEIEKYTKLHYNSLNEEDKEEGYVFHLLIDNISQENQKKIEQLEQSLNDCYSYPCKFVIHLIDDKFFKDCSRTGPAINNLATYYRLRIASILSDIKTCLYLDVDMLVSCDIRELFTIDLQEKIGGVVYYTNDITIHFDPIKKDKERLVYMGKYFNSGFMLMNLEQWRKKQIEEICFNFIKNYYLSTSPDEFVLNVAINHENFIEIPLEYNFAIMFNYIGSIAFTTISVDRAKQAYKNIKIAHLTGMGLIVKPWVSFYASLVVNCQPLHYEYYDKWWFEALETPIFNKELQKIYNEITNNALEIYSKTIGNKIQQLENRIVAFETNNYERSVESIKKEVKEHLSYKLGQTLIKAYNNRWGGGLIKMPFELLTVIKNHKNK
- a CDS encoding DUF4422 domain-containing protein, with translation MEDKASFSHSNSNTKIKILVGYHKPAVLLKDEILTPIYLGRALATQSSKDGEMSKEDYEWMCENMIGDDTGENISHLNRYFCELTGIYWAWKNYDKLGNPDYIGFMHYRRHFIFAEGEKEFSSGYSLNFDFPDKDYINAIGLKPSMIHGVVADCDLVHPTLYKYEKNVYEQFKDLEDSHYCMDFSIWDKSIQIFYQEYPDYSDALNEYLKSNYHIWFNSFIMTRQLFFEYCEFIFKIIFKIYQQINLDNQLMSFQSQRILAFIAERFFGVFVTKYKNELKIKKYPLSQIHNTNIYRQVAPAFQKNNIPIVFSIDSNYINYLGVCIYSIIKNSSPSYCYDICILHSNLNKDTRSKISFLKQDNVSIRFIDISEFAHNQQFYTGDSHFSEATYYRFFIPSLFSAYEKLIYLDCDMIVLKDISKLYETDITNYVFAATREIGMSYYLNLYKNKKDDFYLNFVQTKMQMKNPLNYFQAGLLLYNIPECIKQNFVQKCLECLKKLKNPPTVDQDVLNAVFEGKVKFLSLKWNCAWHVKVLRENCDNVLPHNTLLEYNEALSDPYIIHYCDSVKPWSHPHLLKADIWWHYARQTPFYEEILFYNVRGGKPCGAVERVKSQLSYKLGYAMINSKNITKIILLPFNLIGLAFQYKKDRARYESLTRVNHNLKLPKLDDYKDYKESLKIKKHLSYMLGNALIKNPFTFLFKIHKIINDFNKNKELVDE
- a CDS encoding glycosyltransferase family 2 protein — encoded protein: MQTPEISVIIPIYNSILYIRQCLESVINQSFKNLEILCIDAYSNDGTAEILEEFATKDARIIIIKSEKKSLGAQINLGLAKAKGKYFCIVESDDYTHLKMCEVLHKLIEEKNCDIVKADICAFKKVFLKTHFNYKSIAYEQALYGKILFLQEDLNPLLKSWNMNQSSLYRLDFVKQFKIKANESLGASYQDTGLWILFLSFAKTLYFHNEALYFYRLDNANSSSLNKEKIYCVCDEFDFAQSFLKQYPGQKIRLQEALTYVQFKVYWWNFKRLANRFKKEFALYFAKEFQKKYADKRINEAFFNQAELQILKALMNDPEHFVKTWLSFNFILRKRLARYKRKIITFVKIKK
- a CDS encoding class I SAM-dependent methyltransferase, yielding MSETILSQYSEMHVSQREFIIKEIQKYKPKKILELGIAAGANSVLVLKYLEENGLLDEVRLHSVDFSTFYYRDLNDLNMMKNPRLSGFLVDALVPHLRKYWNLYTPGLVAKHLNEIGKDIDFVILDTAHSLPGELLDFLMILPYLSKNAVICMDDLMFHVWYNKQGIVCNLLYLLLKGEKTLPCDSFNRPFFQNVGSCMLADGQLEHINLLTFFKALTIPWVYMPNIDDLELFKQHILKHYGMKYVEAFEEIVKIQEKWFRESENQRQEYLKQQIEFSNSLKIKEHLSYKLGQTLIKAYNNRWGGGLIKMPFELLTVIKNHKNKQGKNR